From one Vicia villosa cultivar HV-30 ecotype Madison, WI unplaced genomic scaffold, Vvil1.0 ctg.000233F_1_1, whole genome shotgun sequence genomic stretch:
- the LOC131625687 gene encoding small ribosomal subunit protein eS27y yields MVLQNDIDLLNPPAELEKRKHKLKRLVQSPNSFFMDVKCQGCFNITTVFSHSQTVVVCGNCQTVLCQPTGGKARLTEGCSFRKKGD; encoded by the exons ATG GTTCTTCAAAACGATATTGATCTGTTGAATCCACCCGCTGAACTCGAGAAGAGAAAGCATAAACTTAAACGACTTGTTCAATCTCCTAATTCATTCTTCATG GATGTCAAATGTCAAGGTTGCTTCAATAT AACTACTGTATTCAGTCACTCCCAAACCGTTGTTGTCTGTGGTAATTGTCAGACAGTGTTGTGCCAACCAACCGGTGGCAAAGCAAGACTAACAGAGGGATGCTCATTCAGAAAGAAGGGAGATTAG
- the LOC131625717 gene encoding protein ROOT HAIR DEFECTIVE 3 homolog 2-like: MGATTVDCCATQLIDGDGVFNVSGLDNFIKTSNMASCGLSYAVVAIMGPQSSGKSTLMNHLFNTSFREMDAFRGRSQTTKGIWMAKCTGIEPCTIAMDLEGTDGRERGEDDTAFEKQSALFALAVSDIVLINMWCHDIGREQAANKPLLKTVFQVMMRLFSPRKTTLLFVIRDKTKTPLENLEPILREDIQKIWDAVPKPQAHVHTPLSEFFNVEVTALSSYEDKEDKFKEEVAQLRQRFYHSIAPGGLAGDRRGVVPASAFSISAQHIWKVIRENKDLDLPAHKVMVATVRCEEIANEKLDLLRSDKGWLELEEAVQVGPVQGFGEALSSIIDTYFSLYDEETIFFDEAVRKAKRKQLESNALDIVHPAYTTMIGLLRSKALDDFKTKLDQSLNNGEGFASSVQTLTHSILLEFDKGSADASVRQANWGASKLRDKLRRDIDSHALSVRNAKLLEITTNFEKQLAKALAEPVESLFEAGGKDTWLSVRRLLKHETEAAVSEFLDRIAGFELDEETVEKMQQGLRDYARKLVENKAREEAGKVLIRMKDRFSTVFNHDNDSLPRVWTGKEDIRAITKDARSASLKLLSDMAAIRLDEKPDLIDRVLQLSLINKTSAATSTQYTDREASVDPLASSTWEEVSPEDILISPVQCKSLWRQFQGETEYTITQAIAAQEAYKRNNNWLPPAWTMVALAIFGFNEFMMLLKNPLLILGLFVAYLLGKALWVQMDVAGEFRHGTLPGILSISSKVFPTVMNLLKRLAEEAQGNPAPEATEQHRSDSQIFKSQAQTPDSVPSSISNSALSSVGSSNDDSEFSTTNLLQRQRTNVSEAEL, encoded by the exons atgggAGCAACAACCGTTGATTGCTGCGCCACGCAACTCATTGACGGTGACGGAGTCTTCAACGTCTCCGGTCTCGATAATTTCATCAAAACTTCAAATATGGCCTCGTGTGGACTTTCTTACGCCGTCGTTGCTATCATGGGACCGCAGAGTAGcg GGAAGAGTACTTTGATGAATCATCTTTTCAACACTTCTTTCAGGGAGATGGATGCTTTTAGGGGAAG ATCTCAAACTACTAAGGGTATTTGGATGGCTAAGTGTACTGGAATTGAGCCGTGTACTATTGCTATGGATTTAGAGGGTACAGATGGAAGGGAGAGGGGTGAG GATGATACTGCATTTGAGAAGCAGAGTGCTCTTTTCGCTTTGGCAGTATCCGATATTGTTCTGATAAACAT GTGGTGTCATGATATTGGTCGTGAACAAGCAGCCAACAAACCTCTTTTAAAAACAGTTTTTCAG GTCATGATGCGCCTATTTAGCCCTCGGAAGACAACGTTGCTTTTTGTTATACGTGATAAAACAAAG ACTCCATTGGAAAATTTGGAGCCTATTCTAAGAGAAGATATTCAAAAG ATTTGGGATGCAGTTCCAAAACCTCAAGCTCATGTACACACTCCTCTTAGTGAATTTTTTAAT GTGGAGGTTACTGCTTTGTCAAGCTACGAGGACAAAGAGGATAAATTCAAAGAGGAG GTTGCTCAATTACGACAACGTTTCTACCATTCTATAGCACCTGGAGGTCTCGCTGGTGATCGGCGTGGTGTTGTGCCGGCATCTGCTTTTTCTATTAGTGCACAACATATATGGAAAGTCATACGAGAGAACAAGGATCTTGATCTCCCAGCTCATAAG GTAATGGTTGCAACTGTGCGTTGTGAAGAGATTGCTAATGAAAAACTTGATCTCCTACGTTCCGATAAG GGTTGGCTGGAGTTGGAGGAAGCTGTTCAAGTAGGTCCTGTACAAGGCTTTGGGGAAGCGTTGAGCTCCATTATTGACACTTACTTTTCTCT ATATGATGAGGAGACGATCTTCTTTGATGAAGCTGTGAGAAAAGCAAAACGGAAGCAATTGGAATCAAATGCATTGGAT ATAGTGCATCCTGCTTATACAACAATGATAGGGCTTCTACGCTCTAAAGCTTTAGATGATTTTAAGACTAAGCTGGATCAATCACTAAACAATGGAGAAGGATTTGCTTCATCTGTTCAAACATTGACTCATTCTATTTTGCTCGAGTTTGATAAAGGATCTGCTG ATGCTTCTGTAAGGCAGGCTAATTGGGGCGCTTCAAAACTGCGAGATAAGCTTCGTCGTGATATTGATTCACATGCTTTATCTGTGCGCAATGCAAAATTATTGGAGATAACAACTAATTTTGAG AAACAACTGGCCAAGGCATTGGCTGAGCCTGTAGAGTCTCTCTTTGAAGCAGGAGGAAAGGACACGTGGCTTTCAGTAAGAAGACTTCTTAAACATGAAACTGAAGCTGCTGTATCAGAATTTTTAGACCGCATTGCTGGTTTTGAGCTGGATGAAGAAACTGTTGAAAAAATGCAACAAGGCTTAAGAGATTACGCTAGAAAATTGGTGGAGAATAAAGCACGAGAAGAAGCTGGAAAGGTTCTGATTCGCATGAAAGATAG GTTCTCTACAGTGTTTAATCATGACAATGATTCACTCCCTAGAGTTTGGACTGGGAAGGAAGATATCAGAGCTATTACAAAAGATGCTCGCTCTGCG TCTCTGAAACTTCTATCGGATATGGCTGCTATACGCTTGGATGAGAAGCCAGATCTAATTGACAGAGTACTTCAGTTGTCTCTCATAAACAAAACCAGTGCTGCAACATCTACCCAGTATACAGACAGAGAAGCTTCTGTGGATCCACTGGCTTCAAGCACGTGGGAGGAG GTTTCTCCTGAAGATATACTTATCTCTCCAGTGCAGTGCAAGTCTTTGTGGAGACAATTTCAAGGTGAAACTGAGTATACAATTACACAAGCTATTGCAGCTCAG GAGGCCTACAAACGAAATAACAATTGGTTACCTCCTGCATGGACAATGGTGGCATTGGCAATATTTGGTTTCAATGAATTTATGATGCTTTTAAA AAACCCTCTCCTCATATTGGGTTTATTTGTTGCCTATCTACTCGGGAAGGCACTTTGGGTACAAATGGACGTAGCTGGAGAGTTTCGACATGGCACT CTGCCTGGGATACTGTCAATTTCGTCAAAGGTTTTTCCCACAGTTATGAACCTTCTTAAACGTCTTGCGGAAGAAGCTCAGGGGAATCCAGCACCTGAAGCAACGGAACAACATCGTTCAGATTCTCAGATATTCAAAAGTCAAGCGCAAACACCTGACTCAGTACCAAGCTCAATCTCCAATTCGGCTCTATCTAGTGTTGGCTCATCTAATGATGACAGTGAATTCTCAACCACAAACTTGTTACAGAGGCAAAGAACAAACGTTTCTGAAGCTGAATTATGA